A section of the Gemmatimonadaceae bacterium genome encodes:
- a CDS encoding HD domain-containing protein, whose translation MAAGFLKTKVGRRFLAVNLLTAFVPVALVIAVSFHFVNAELRHQAETRVVRLGRTLGLGTLSYLTSLSWQLREGVDSTNAARFFEQVTLDDARAAGTPVPTGPAATPPPAPLTDAERTHLAGGRPLVRLAPAPEGQRVLLARARLPWNDQAQPVQWALLRSEALFGESDESVTAEDAVACIFDTRTLAVIHCTDGATPAQRDLMTARARRGGIEHDSIGRDGVFTSARDIYLRHEYAAAEWRTVVLQPESASFAAARVFRNTFLGLAAAVLALIFAVSHAQIRRTTEPLARLQDGTRRLEAGDFGTPVVVQGDDEYAQVATSFNHMASSLHQTLQRLDALQAGTVLAFARAIDANSPWTAGHSERVTTVALEIGRTLHLSAADLDTLRRGGLLHDIGKIAVPPEILDKARRLSDEEWVVMRRHPVVGCEILAPIPAFADTLPIVRWHHERMDGTGYPDQLRGEEIPWLARIAAVADVFDALASHRPYRAGLSTREACDIIQRSSGTHFDPRVVHAFMDAVAAGRITAEASADASSQLAATVARAREAVAASA comes from the coding sequence GTGGCCGCCGGATTCCTGAAGACGAAGGTCGGCCGGCGCTTCCTGGCCGTGAACCTGCTCACCGCCTTCGTGCCGGTGGCGCTGGTCATCGCGGTGTCGTTCCACTTCGTGAACGCCGAGCTGCGCCACCAGGCCGAGACCCGCGTGGTGCGACTGGGCCGGACACTCGGCCTGGGCACACTGTCGTACCTCACATCCCTCTCCTGGCAGCTGCGCGAGGGTGTGGACAGCACGAACGCGGCGCGGTTCTTCGAGCAGGTGACGCTGGATGACGCGCGCGCTGCCGGCACACCGGTGCCAACCGGTCCGGCAGCGACGCCACCACCCGCACCACTGACGGACGCCGAGCGCACACACCTGGCTGGGGGCCGGCCGCTCGTCCGGCTCGCCCCCGCACCGGAGGGACAGCGCGTCCTGCTCGCCAGGGCCCGCCTGCCGTGGAACGACCAGGCGCAGCCGGTGCAGTGGGCCCTGCTCCGCAGCGAGGCGTTGTTCGGTGAGTCCGACGAGTCGGTCACGGCCGAGGATGCAGTCGCCTGCATCTTCGACACGCGCACGCTGGCCGTGATCCACTGCACCGATGGCGCGACGCCAGCGCAGCGCGACCTGATGACGGCACGCGCGCGGCGCGGCGGCATCGAGCACGACAGCATCGGCCGCGACGGCGTGTTCACGTCCGCACGCGACATCTACCTCCGCCACGAATACGCCGCGGCCGAGTGGCGCACCGTGGTGCTGCAGCCGGAGAGTGCCTCCTTCGCGGCCGCGCGCGTGTTCCGGAACACGTTCCTCGGCCTGGCAGCAGCCGTGCTGGCACTGATCTTCGCCGTCAGTCACGCGCAGATCCGGCGCACCACCGAACCGCTGGCGCGGCTGCAGGATGGCACCCGGCGCCTCGAGGCCGGCGACTTCGGCACCCCGGTGGTGGTGCAGGGAGACGACGAGTATGCGCAGGTGGCCACCTCGTTCAACCACATGGCGTCGTCACTGCACCAGACGCTGCAGCGCCTCGACGCGCTGCAGGCCGGCACCGTGCTCGCCTTCGCCCGCGCCATCGATGCAAACTCCCCCTGGACCGCGGGTCACTCGGAGCGCGTCACCACGGTCGCGCTCGAGATCGGGCGGACGCTGCACCTCAGTGCCGCGGACCTCGACACGCTGCGCCGCGGCGGGCTGCTGCACGACATCGGCAAGATCGCCGTCCCCCCCGAGATCCTCGACAAGGCCCGCCGCCTGAGCGACGAGGAGTGGGTCGTCATGCGGCGCCACCCGGTGGTGGGGTGCGAGATCCTCGCGCCGATCCCCGCCTTCGCCGACACCCTGCCGATCGTGCGCTGGCACCACGAGCGGATGGATGGCACCGGCTACCCCGACCAGCTCCGCGGCGAGGAGATTCCCTGGCTGGCGCGCATCGCCGCCGTGGCCGACGTCTTCGATGCCCTCGCGAGCCACCGTCCGTATCGCGCCGGCCTCTCCACCCGCGAGGCGTGCGACATCATCCAGCGCAGCTCGGGCACGCACTTCGACCCACGCGTCGTGCACGCCTTCATGGATGCCGTCGCGGCCGGCCGCATCACGGCCGAGGCCTCCGCCGACGCCTCCTCGCAGCTCGCGGCCACCGTCGCCCGCGCCCGCGAGGCCGTGGCGGCCAGCGCCTGA
- a CDS encoding DUF721 domain-containing protein, whose product MTGPVKKSQPTSIADVMAQVLAQKGMTERVAQVGAMDDWALAVGAQIAAVTEPLSITADGVLWVRVSTAAWMNELSLLAPTLLARINAVPGRAPVRQLRFRLGRA is encoded by the coding sequence GTGACCGGCCCCGTCAAGAAAAGCCAGCCCACCAGCATCGCCGACGTGATGGCGCAGGTGCTGGCGCAGAAGGGCATGACCGAGCGTGTGGCCCAGGTGGGCGCCATGGACGACTGGGCCCTCGCCGTCGGCGCACAGATCGCCGCGGTGACCGAGCCCCTCTCGATCACCGCCGACGGTGTGCTGTGGGTGCGGGTGTCGACGGCGGCCTGGATGAACGAGCTGAGCCTGCTGGCACCCACCCTGCTGGCCCGCATCAACGCCGTGCCCGGCCGCGCGCCGGTCCGGCAGCTCCGGTTCCGGCTGGGACGCGCGTAG
- the recF gene encoding DNA replication and repair protein RecF (All proteins in this family for which functions are known are DNA-binding proteins that assist the filamentation of RecA onto DNA for the initiation of recombination or recombinational repair.) produces MSTTVAPAAGDTVAHDATDARAVRLGRLTLTGFRNYGRAVLDMPPDGAALLGDNGHGKTNLLEAIYYLELFRSARGARDRDLVQFGGAGFHVSATLEGSPRGALGVSAGFDMATQRKKVMLDGVEVTRLSDAIGAAPAVLFSPADVALVRGAPSERRRFLDVMLALADRGYLLALQRYRHALAQRNAALRTLAGHARDAGALDGVAAFEPAMAEAGATMLVKRHTWALAAAPVYEEMLQSIGERTTVSLTLKRGGGARTDEAELAAWLAGTLEQQRVHDVRRGTTHTGPHRDEVQLLLDHRDLRSFGSNGQQRSAAIALRMLEARTLHTALGTAPLLLLDDPFAELDADRSARILGLLGSRGLGQVVLAVPRSEDIPRALTGLQTVHVQHGTLRVGP; encoded by the coding sequence GTGAGCACCACCGTGGCGCCGGCTGCCGGGGACACCGTCGCCCATGACGCGACGGACGCGCGCGCCGTGCGTCTGGGCCGCCTGACGCTCACCGGCTTCCGCAACTACGGGCGCGCCGTGCTCGACATGCCCCCCGACGGCGCCGCCCTGCTTGGCGACAACGGGCACGGCAAGACGAACCTGCTCGAGGCGATCTATTACCTCGAGCTGTTCCGCAGTGCACGCGGCGCGCGCGATCGCGACCTCGTGCAGTTCGGTGGCGCCGGCTTCCACGTGTCGGCCACGCTCGAAGGGTCGCCGCGCGGCGCGCTGGGCGTCAGCGCAGGCTTCGACATGGCCACCCAGCGCAAGAAGGTGATGCTCGATGGCGTGGAGGTCACGCGGCTGAGCGATGCGATCGGGGCCGCGCCGGCCGTGCTCTTCTCCCCCGCCGACGTGGCGCTGGTGCGCGGGGCACCGTCCGAGCGTCGTCGCTTTCTGGACGTGATGCTCGCGCTGGCCGACCGCGGCTACCTGCTGGCGCTCCAGCGCTACCGGCACGCGCTCGCGCAGCGCAACGCGGCCCTGCGCACGCTCGCGGGCCATGCGCGCGATGCCGGGGCGCTCGACGGGGTCGCGGCCTTCGAGCCGGCGATGGCGGAGGCGGGCGCCACCATGCTCGTGAAGCGTCACACCTGGGCACTGGCCGCGGCACCGGTGTACGAAGAGATGCTGCAGTCGATCGGGGAACGCACCACCGTCTCGCTCACGCTCAAGCGTGGTGGCGGTGCCCGCACCGACGAGGCGGAGCTGGCGGCATGGCTCGCCGGCACGCTCGAGCAGCAGCGCGTCCACGACGTGCGCCGCGGCACCACGCACACCGGGCCGCACCGGGACGAGGTGCAACTCCTGCTCGACCACCGCGACCTGCGCAGCTTCGGCAGCAACGGCCAGCAGCGCAGCGCCGCCATCGCGCTGCGCATGCTCGAGGCCCGCACGCTGCACACCGCCCTCGGCACCGCGCCGCTCCTGCTTCTCGACGATCCGTTCGCCGAGCTGGACGCCGATCGCAGCGCCCGGATCCTCGGCCTGCTCGGCAGCCGCGGGCTGGGCCAGGTGGTGCTGGCCGTCCCGCGCAGCGAGGATATCCCGCGCGCGCTGACCGGGTTGCAGACCGTGCACGTGCAGCACGGCACCCTGCGGGTCGGCCCGTGA
- a CDS encoding enoyl-CoA hydratase/isomerase family protein encodes MSFDLLLYSVADRIATITVNRPDKLNALSTALIGELGAAIDLAIADDAVGGVILTGAGRAFVAGADIGELAGQTPMSAVARARRGQVIFGKFERSPKPVIAAVNGFALGGGCELAMACHLRIAGEFAKFGQPEVKLGIIPGYGGTQRLPRLVGTGRALQLLMTAEIIDAAEAYRIGLANKVVPNAELIPTATAMLTQMLANGPLAIRACIDAVYRGHSLPLDDALAYEAAHFGTLSSTTDMREGMQAFLDKRPPVFTGG; translated from the coding sequence ATGTCCTTCGACCTGCTGCTCTACTCGGTGGCGGACCGGATCGCGACGATCACGGTCAACCGTCCGGACAAGCTGAACGCGCTCAGCACCGCCCTGATCGGTGAGCTGGGTGCCGCCATCGACCTCGCCATCGCCGATGACGCCGTCGGCGGCGTGATCCTCACCGGCGCCGGACGGGCGTTCGTGGCCGGTGCCGACATCGGTGAGCTCGCCGGCCAGACCCCGATGAGCGCCGTCGCGCGGGCGCGCCGCGGCCAGGTGATCTTCGGCAAGTTCGAGCGCAGCCCCAAGCCCGTCATCGCCGCCGTCAACGGCTTCGCGCTCGGCGGCGGGTGCGAACTGGCCATGGCCTGTCACCTGCGCATCGCCGGCGAGTTCGCGAAGTTCGGGCAGCCGGAGGTGAAGCTCGGCATCATTCCCGGGTACGGCGGCACGCAGCGCCTGCCGCGGCTGGTCGGCACCGGGCGCGCACTGCAGCTCCTGATGACGGCCGAGATCATCGACGCCGCTGAGGCGTACCGCATCGGGCTCGCGAACAAGGTGGTGCCGAACGCGGAGCTGATCCCCACCGCGACCGCGATGCTCACTCAGATGCTGGCCAACGGACCGCTGGCCATCCGCGCCTGCATCGACGCCGTCTACCGCGGGCACTCGCTGCCGCTGGACGATGCGCTGGCCTACGAGGCGGCCCACTTCGGCACCCTGTCGTCCACCACCGACATGCGCGAGGGGATGCAGGCGTTCCTCGACAAGCGGCCGCCCGTGTTCACCGGCGGGTGA